The following are encoded in a window of Alosa alosa isolate M-15738 ecotype Scorff River unplaced genomic scaffold, AALO_Geno_1.1 AALO_1.0_unplaced_418, whole genome shotgun sequence genomic DNA:
- the LOC125290353 gene encoding stonustoxin subunit beta-like: MCVCVLMFSPPLLSADVCDLTLDPNTASRKLSLSEENRKVTHVDKQQPYPEHPERFDSTYYLQVLCREGLTGRCYWETEWSVGGGADISVAYKSIERKGVSDDVIMGRNVKSWSLYCSHHRYSACHNNKHTIIPAPSSGSRTVGVYLDWPSGTLSFYSISTDTLTHLHTFHSTFTEPLYPGFYVYPGSSVSLRKIT, from the coding sequence atgtgtgtgtgtgttctcatgttctctcctcctctcttgtctGCAGATGTCTGTGATCTCACACTGGACCCCAACACAGCAAGcagaaaactctctctctctgaggagaACAGAAAGGTGACACATGTGGATAAGCAGCAGCCGTATCCTGAACACCCAGAGAGATTTGACTCCACATACTATCTTCAGGTGTTGTGTAGAGAGGGTCTGACTGGACGCTGCTACTGGGAGACTGAGTGGAGTGTTGGTGGTGGAGCTGATATATCTGTGGCCTATAAAAGCATCGAGAGGAAAGGGGTCAGTGATGACGTCATAATGGGACGGAATGTCAAGTCCTGGAGTCTGTACTGCTCTCATCACAGATACTCTGCCTGCCACAATAATAAACACACTATCATACCTGCCCCCTCCTCCGGCTCCAGAACAGTAGGAGTTTACCTGGACTGGCCGTCCGGCACTCTGTCCTTCTACAGCATCTCCActgacacactcacccacctgcACACGTTCCACTCCACATTCACTGAGCCCCTCTATCCAGGGTTTTATGTTTATCCTGGCTCCTCAGTGTCCCTGCGCAAGATCACATGA